A single window of Lutzomyia longipalpis isolate SR_M1_2022 chromosome 1, ASM2433408v1 DNA harbors:
- the LOC129793817 gene encoding uncharacterized protein LOC129793817, with translation MSRGDNFPPLKKARANSNSTITSLLTGQNTPQQAPGMHLPISSDSGEYQPIFSAEISNIMRGFGDCERPMKESVALVEKIVYQQMRGILQEAIDCAVARKGVPCPSQKDFEFMMRKHPLKIHRLQKYMKHHQKYQDLIAGRVGTAIPKEVETSPGSESDDDSDREVPERYDEEKTRRMFRANRISQSLNSEQYKQFSTARTTSFYDRNTATMKTKFRTWLSIPAEVQITSEVLKILAYLVHETIAVIVDYCILTRLNSSNRMTEPYSRISSGSTHGMLHLCPEITQGRGCDGVKPITVQEINEALRRHTLMASKPMGLFRNVRSGTNSPFLAI, from the exons ATGTCGCGTGGCGATAATTTCCCACCCCTCAAGAAAGCTCGTGCTAATTCTAATTCAACAATAACGAGTCTTCTCACGGGTCAAAATACCCCACAGCAAGCTCCCGGAATGCATCTGCCAATTTCAAGTGATTCCGGGGAGTACCAGCCAATTTTTAGTGCTGAAATTAGCAATATAATGCGAGGATTTGGGGACTGTGAACGTCCCATGAAGGAGTCTGTTGCATTAGTTGAGAAGATCGTCTACCAGCAGATGCGGGGGATTCTTCAGGAG GCAATTGACTGCGCTGTGGCCAGGAAGGGGGTGCCATGTCCCAGTCAGAAGGACTTTGAGTTCATGATGCGAAAGCACCCACTGAAGATCCATCGTTTGCAGAAGTACATGAAGCACCATCAAAAGTATCAGGATCTCATTGCCGGGCGTGTTGGAACGGCAATTCCCAAAGAAGTGGAGACAAGTCCGGGATCAGAATCAGACGATGATAGCGACAGGGAAGTTCCCGAGAGGTATGATGAGGAAAAGACACGGAGGATGTTTCGAGCAAATCGCATCTCACAGTCACTCAACAGTGAGCAATACAAGCAATTCAGTACGGCCAGGACAACGTCCTTCTACGATCGCAATACAGCCACAATGAAGACGAAATTCCGTACGTGGCTCAGTATTCCGGCTGAAGTGCAAATCACATCGGAAGTTCTGAAGATTTTGGCATATCTCGTGCATGAAACAATTGCTGTTATTGTTGACTACTGCATCCTGACCCGGTTGAATTCCAGCAATAGGATGACTGAACCATACAGCCGCATATCCTCGGGATCAACGCATGGAATGCTCCATCTCTGTCCGGAAATTACCCAAGGAAGGGGATGCGATGGTGTTAAACCCATTACGGTGCAGGAGATAAATGAAGCATTGCGACGTCACACCTTGATGGCGTCAAAGCCAATGGGTCTGTTCAGGAATGTGAGGTCAGGAACCAATTCACCCTTTCTTGCCATTTAA
- the LOC129793791 gene encoding sodium-coupled monocarboxylate transporter 1 isoform X1 encodes MQSLEELILRSQKFSLPDYLVFIIMLFMCILIGIYFGFIKNVDTESEYLVGGRNMQVLPIALSLIASFISGITLLGLPTEVYSYGTQYLYVISGVFLMAITFSTVYLPVFQGLNITSTYQYLESRFDRRLRLYGSIMFAIMNVAYLPIVIYVPSLAFNQVTGVNIHICSIMLVVVCVFYTCVGGLKAVVWTDVVQVILMFAALILVAIKGTFHVNGPEIVLKNAFETDRIEAPIFNIDPTIRHSFWCLSIGGLFYWVQTNASSQNMIQRYLSLPSLRESRRAVWIFVSGVTILMLLCAYNGLLIFTTYRDCDPLTTKLAKAKDQLLPLFVMDTLGELPGLSGMFIAGVFSAALSSLSTCLNSMSAVVLEDFCKPFVRTPLTTTATNWIMRSVVVGVGALCVCLVFVVEKMGTVLQLTMSLEAITNGPLLGIFTIGILLPRINGTSALSGGVFGVLLMSWISLNAQWAIASGSLKFDTKPMSIDGCNYLFNYTSTIYTTQAPMDPEASIMPLYRISYMWYTFLGTISTILVAFIVNLINGGNDPHSIDASLISPVIRKYYKNPAKVVKEEVVIKDITEESYL; translated from the exons ATGCAAAGTCTCGAGGAATTAATTTTACGATCACAAAAATTCTCCCTTCCTGATTACCTTGTCTTCATCATTATGCTGTTTATGTGTATCCTCATTGGAATATATTTTGGGTTCATCAAGAATGTGGATACAGAATCGGAATATCTTGTTGGAG GTCGAAATATGCAAGTTCTCCCAATTGCATTGAGTCTCATTGCGAGCTTTATCAGTGGGATAACCCTCCTAGGACTTCCGACGGAAGTATATTCCTACGGAACGCAATATCTCTATGTGATCTCAGGAGTTTTCCTGATGGCAATCACATTTTCAACAGTTTATCTCCCAGTTTTTCAAGGACTCAACATCACATCAACCTATCAG TATTTGGAAAGTCGTTTTGATCGACGACTTCGTCTCTATGGATCCATCATGTTCGCAATTATGAATGTAGCGTACCTCCCCATTGTGATCTATGTCCCCAGCCTGGCTTTCAATCAAG TAACTGGCGTCAATATACACATCTGTTCAATAATGCTTGTTGTCGTCTGTGTTTTCTACACATGCGTG GGTGGTTTGAAGGCCGTGGTGTGGACGGATGTTGTCCAAGTCATACTAATGTTTGCCGCCTTGATTCTAGTCGCGATTAAGGGAACATTCCATGTAAATGGGCCGgaaattgttttaaagaatGCTTTTGAGACTGATCGCATTGAAGCACCCAT tTTCAACATTGATCCCACAATTCGGCATTCATTTTGGTGCCTCTCGATTGGGGGACTCTTCTATTGGGTGCAGACAAATGCCAGTAGCCAGAATATGATTCAGCGATACCTTTCACTACCATCCCTCCGGGAGAGTCGAAGAGCTGTGTGGATCTTTGTGAGCGGAGTAACAATTCTCATGCTCCTCTGTGCCTACAATGGGCTTCTTATTTTCACCACATACCGCGATTGTGATCCACTGACAACAAAATTGGCCAAAGCAAAGGACCAGCTGTTGCCACTGTTCGTGATGGACACTCTGGGTGAATTGCCTGGACTCTCCGGGATGTTTATTGCCGGAGTGTTCAGTGCTGCACTCAGTTCCCTTTCCACCTGCCTCAATTCAATGTCCGCAGTCGTACTGGAGGATTTCTGTAAACCCTTCGTACGTACCCCGCTCACCACAACGGCAACCAACTGGATAATGCGATCCGTGGTTGTCGGTGTGGGAGCTCTCTGCGTTTGCTTGGTGTTTGTTGTTGAGAAAATGGGAACTGTGCTGCAGCTCACAATGAGCCTAGAAGCTATCACGAATGGACCCCTATTGGGTATCTTTACGATTGGCATTCTCCTCCCGCGGATTAATGGAACA AGCGCTCTCTCGGGAGGAGTTTTCGGGGTACTGCTCATGAGTTGGATTAGTCTCAATGCACAATGGGCCATTGCTTCGGGATCCCTCAAATTCGACACAAAACCCATGTCTATTGATGGATGCAACTACCTTTTCAACTACACATCTACCATTTACACAACACAGGCACCAATGGATCCTGAAGCTAG CATAATGCCACTCTATCGAATCTCCTACATGTGGTACACTTTCCTGGGAACCATTTCAACCATTCTTGTGGCgtttattgttaatttaataaatgggGGTAATGATCCTCATAGCATCGATGCATCCCTCATATCTCCAGTCATCAGGAAATACTACAAAAATCCAGCCAAAGTTGTCAAGGAAGAAGTGGTGATAAAGGACATAACTGAAGAGTCGTATCTGTAG
- the LOC129793779 gene encoding zinc finger protein 132-like — translation MMNQEVESTDYELDINPELLCRLCLNQDQPLRSFFCSEIIDGKVVNLPAAASHVLDIEINRKDHFPDKICIACRRKVQEFYVFKRKCRENNELLKKLFERNLQDVQDSVAGSQCSNDNGEKTREYIERQVVKAETLDAESLQGEEMEEDDAEEGKDENVEEVTVQCPDCGGFVIASQQHIHRLVCSTHIECDYCSDDFFVDEDDLKQHIAEVHTEEVPEVLSQEQNNRDEEDVPKNKEEDSNRLLEGQESPLRDQKWHCYLCQLQFHDSFQFERHEDFHRKTFPQVISNIPMFRCANCCSIFLDIDDFQEHMVTKCTNTLPVPEEIFYTDTKYLDLCGFDDDAPTLRKIVSIERQADGTTSCTHCGFISSDLHLQLQHAKEEHNDAADVDETPHECGLCLDVMPNQRSVRQHLYLDHCKSFECFISNCDRSYQTYSKLFQHQLRFHSQNHAMECTHCFAIFLTNTDLVAHIRNDCPGRKYKCTTCEKKFLTLQGKKQHELIHRQIKEHKCDLCSRCFATRIELTVHNRLHTGEKPYSCSLCSKTFRTLSNKRDHMSTHTNERNYRCDICMTFFKSERTLRGHTKIHQDEKSHKCTECGKKFRRKQHLAAHVQIHMKK, via the coding sequence ATGATGAATCAGGAAGTGGAATCTACAGACTACGAACTGGACATAAATCCAGAGCTCCTCTGTCGTTTGTGCTTAAATCAAGATCAGCCACTCAGGAGTTTCTTCTGCAGTGAAATAATCGACGGGAAGGTTGTTAATCTTCCTGCAGCTGCTTCTCACGTCCTGGACATTGAAATAAACCGGAAGGATCACTTTCCGGATAAAATTTGTATTGCCTGCAGGAGGAAAGTTCAGGAATTTTATGTCTTCAAGCGGAAATGCAGGGAGAACAATGAGTTGCTGAAGAAACTCTTTGAACGAAACCTTCAGGATGTCCAGGACAGCGTGGCTGGATCCCAGTGTTCTAATGACAATGGCGAGAAGACAAGAGAATACATTGAGCGTCAAGTTGTGAAAGCAGAGACACTGGATGCTGAGAGTTTGCAGGGTGAAGAGATGGAGGAAGATGATGCTGAAGAgggaaaagatgaaaatgttGAGGAAGTAACAGTACAATGTCCAGATTGTGGAGGTTTTGTGATTGCGTCACAACAACACATCCACCGATTAGTCTGTTCTACCCACATTGAATGCGATTACTGCAGTGATGATTTCTTCGTAGATGAAGATGATCTGAAACAGCACATCGCGGAAGTTCACACTGAAGAAGTTCCGGAAGTTCTGTCGCAGGAACAAAATAATCGTGATGAAGAGGATGTGCCTAAGAATAAGGAAGAAGACTCAAATCGTCTGCTGGAAGGACAAGAGTCTCCACTAAGGGATCAGAAGTGGCATTGCTACCTGTGTCAGCTGCAATTCCACgattcatttcaatttgagCGCCATGAGGATTTCCATCGGAAAACCTTCCCGCAGGTGATCTCCAACATCCCAATGTTCAGATGTGCAAATTGCTGTTCAATCTTTCTGGATATTGATGACTTCCAGGAGCACATGGTGACAAAGTGTACGAATACCCTCCCTGTTCCGGAGGAGATTTTCTACACTGACACAAAGTACCTGGATCTCTGTGGATTTGATGATGATGCTCCAACACTGCGGAAGATTGTTTCAATTGAAAGACAAGCAGATGGAACAACTTCCTGCACTCACTGTGGCTTTATCAGCTCGGATTTGCATTTGCAGCTCCAGCACGCCAAGGAGGAGCACAATGATGCTGCAGATGTGGATGAGACCCCGCACGAGTGTGGGCTATGCTTGGATGTGATGCCCAATCAGAGATCTGTGCGGCAGCATCTCTACCTCGATCACTGCAAGAGCTTCGAGTGCTTCATCTCAAATTGCGACCGTAGCTACCAAACCTACAGCAAATTGTTCCAGCATCAGCTACGCTTCCACAGTCAAAATCACGCCATGGAGTGTACGCACTGCTTTGCAATCTTCCTCACAAACACCGACCTTGTAGCTCACATAAGGAATGATTGTCCTGGCCGAAAGTACAAATGCACCACGTGCGAGAAGAAATTCCTCACGCTACAGGGAAAGAAGCAACACGAACTGATCCACAGACAAATCAAGGAGCATAAATGTGATCTCTGCAGCAGGTGCTTTGCCACACGAATTGAGCTAACTGTCCACAATAGACTGCATACGGGGGAGAAGCCCTATTCATGCAGTCTCTGCAGCAAGACCTTCCGGACGCTGAGCAACAAGAGGGATCACATGTCCACGCATACCAATGAGAGGAACTACAGATGCGACATTTGCATGACTTTCTTCAAATCCGAGAGAACCCTCCGGGGACACACAAAGATCCACCAGGATGAAAAGAGTCACAAATGCACCGAATGTGGGAAGAAATTCAGGAGGAAACAGCATCTGGCTGCTCATGTTCAGATCCacatgaagaaataa
- the LOC129793791 gene encoding sodium-coupled monocarboxylate transporter 1 isoform X2 has product MQSLEELILRSQKFSLPDYLVFIIMLFMCILIGIYFGFIKNVDTESEYLVGGRNMQVLPIALSLIASFISGITLLGLPTEVYSYGTQYLYVISGVFLMAITFSTVYLPVFQGLNITSTYQGGLKAVVWTDVVQVILMFAALILVAIKGTFHVNGPEIVLKNAFETDRIEAPIFNIDPTIRHSFWCLSIGGLFYWVQTNASSQNMIQRYLSLPSLRESRRAVWIFVSGVTILMLLCAYNGLLIFTTYRDCDPLTTKLAKAKDQLLPLFVMDTLGELPGLSGMFIAGVFSAALSSLSTCLNSMSAVVLEDFCKPFVRTPLTTTATNWIMRSVVVGVGALCVCLVFVVEKMGTVLQLTMSLEAITNGPLLGIFTIGILLPRINGTSALSGGVFGVLLMSWISLNAQWAIASGSLKFDTKPMSIDGCNYLFNYTSTIYTTQAPMDPEASIMPLYRISYMWYTFLGTISTILVAFIVNLINGGNDPHSIDASLISPVIRKYYKNPAKVVKEEVVIKDITEESYL; this is encoded by the exons ATGCAAAGTCTCGAGGAATTAATTTTACGATCACAAAAATTCTCCCTTCCTGATTACCTTGTCTTCATCATTATGCTGTTTATGTGTATCCTCATTGGAATATATTTTGGGTTCATCAAGAATGTGGATACAGAATCGGAATATCTTGTTGGAG GTCGAAATATGCAAGTTCTCCCAATTGCATTGAGTCTCATTGCGAGCTTTATCAGTGGGATAACCCTCCTAGGACTTCCGACGGAAGTATATTCCTACGGAACGCAATATCTCTATGTGATCTCAGGAGTTTTCCTGATGGCAATCACATTTTCAACAGTTTATCTCCCAGTTTTTCAAGGACTCAACATCACATCAACCTATCAG GGTGGTTTGAAGGCCGTGGTGTGGACGGATGTTGTCCAAGTCATACTAATGTTTGCCGCCTTGATTCTAGTCGCGATTAAGGGAACATTCCATGTAAATGGGCCGgaaattgttttaaagaatGCTTTTGAGACTGATCGCATTGAAGCACCCAT tTTCAACATTGATCCCACAATTCGGCATTCATTTTGGTGCCTCTCGATTGGGGGACTCTTCTATTGGGTGCAGACAAATGCCAGTAGCCAGAATATGATTCAGCGATACCTTTCACTACCATCCCTCCGGGAGAGTCGAAGAGCTGTGTGGATCTTTGTGAGCGGAGTAACAATTCTCATGCTCCTCTGTGCCTACAATGGGCTTCTTATTTTCACCACATACCGCGATTGTGATCCACTGACAACAAAATTGGCCAAAGCAAAGGACCAGCTGTTGCCACTGTTCGTGATGGACACTCTGGGTGAATTGCCTGGACTCTCCGGGATGTTTATTGCCGGAGTGTTCAGTGCTGCACTCAGTTCCCTTTCCACCTGCCTCAATTCAATGTCCGCAGTCGTACTGGAGGATTTCTGTAAACCCTTCGTACGTACCCCGCTCACCACAACGGCAACCAACTGGATAATGCGATCCGTGGTTGTCGGTGTGGGAGCTCTCTGCGTTTGCTTGGTGTTTGTTGTTGAGAAAATGGGAACTGTGCTGCAGCTCACAATGAGCCTAGAAGCTATCACGAATGGACCCCTATTGGGTATCTTTACGATTGGCATTCTCCTCCCGCGGATTAATGGAACA AGCGCTCTCTCGGGAGGAGTTTTCGGGGTACTGCTCATGAGTTGGATTAGTCTCAATGCACAATGGGCCATTGCTTCGGGATCCCTCAAATTCGACACAAAACCCATGTCTATTGATGGATGCAACTACCTTTTCAACTACACATCTACCATTTACACAACACAGGCACCAATGGATCCTGAAGCTAG CATAATGCCACTCTATCGAATCTCCTACATGTGGTACACTTTCCTGGGAACCATTTCAACCATTCTTGTGGCgtttattgttaatttaataaatgggGGTAATGATCCTCATAGCATCGATGCATCCCTCATATCTCCAGTCATCAGGAAATACTACAAAAATCCAGCCAAAGTTGTCAAGGAAGAAGTGGTGATAAAGGACATAACTGAAGAGTCGTATCTGTAG